The following proteins are encoded in a genomic region of Sylvia atricapilla isolate bSylAtr1 chromosome 14, bSylAtr1.pri, whole genome shotgun sequence:
- the SLC23A1 gene encoding solute carrier family 23 member 1 isoform X2 produces the protein MLYKIEDVPPWYLCILLGFQHYLTCFSGTIAIPFLLAESLCVGKDQLTVSYLIGTIFTCVGITTLIQTTVGIRLPLFQASALAFLVPAKSILALEKWRCPTEEQIYGNWSLPLNTSHIWQPRMREIQGGIVVSSLVEVVIGLLGLPGALLSYIGPLTVTPTVSLIGLSVFQAAGDRAGSHWGIAVLTIFLIVLFAQYLRQVPICLPGYRRGHGFVLLRIQIFKMFPIILAIMLVWLICYVLTRTGVFPSSPEEYGYKARTDARGEILSVAPWFRVPYPCQWGLPTVTSAAVLGMFSATLSGIIESIGDYYSCARLAGAPPPPVHAINRGIFTEGISCIIAGLLGTGNGSTSSSPNIGVLGITKVRGPGRAPGSAGGHGHPHPLSVSLCRWGAGGSSSTAPGSCSCWGPSANSRRSSPPCPTPCSEGCSAPYSFVDMNSSRNLFVLGFAMFFGLTLPNYLDSHPGAINTGVTELDQILTVLLTTEMFVGGTIAFVLDNTIPGTQEERGLVQWKAGAHSDSTSSASLRSYDFPFGMGAVRRSRWLRKVPICPVFTGFRARDKGRGTAAAEGPDGTDRGSVCTKV, from the exons ATGCTCTACAAGATCGAGGACGTGCCCCCCTGGTACCTCTGCATCCTGCTCGGCTTCCAG CACTACCTGACCTGCTTCAGCGGCACCATCGCCATCCCCTTCCTGCTGGCCGAGAGCCTGTGCGTGGGCAAGGACCAGCTCACCGTCAGCTACCTCATCGGCACCATCTTCACCTGCGTGGGCATCACCACCCTCATCCAGACCACCGTGGGCATCAG GCTGCCCCTCTTCCAGGCGAGCGCGCTGGCCTTCCTTGTCCCCGCCAAGTCCATCCTGGCCCTGGAGAAGTGGCGATGCCCAACTGAAG AGCAGATCTACGGCAACTGGTCACTGCCGCTCAACACGTCCCACATCTGGCAGCCCCGCATGCGAGAG ATCCAGGGGGGCATCGTGGTGTCCAGCCTGGTGGAAGTGGTCATCgggctgctggggctccccGGGGCACTGCTCAGCTACATCGGGCCGCTGACCGTCACCCCCACCGTGTCCCTCATCGGACTCTCCGTTTTCCAGGcggctggggacagggctggctcCCACTGGGGCATCGCTGTGCT GACCATCTTCCTGATCGTCCTGTTTGCCCAGTACCTGCGGCAGGTCCCCATCTGCCTGCCTGGCTACCGCCGGGGCCACGGCTTTGTCCTGCTCCGCATCCAGATTTTCAAGATGTTCCCG ATCATCCTGGCCATCATGCTGGTGTGGCTGATCTGCTACGTGCTGACCCGCACCGGAGTGTTCCCCAGCAGCCCCGAGGAGTACGGGTACAAGGCCAGGACAGACGCCCGTGGGGAGATCCTGTCCGTGGCACCGTGGTTCCGCGTCCCCTATCCCT GCCAGTGGGGGCTGCCCACGGTGACCTCCGCGGCCGTGCTGGGCATGTTCAGCGCCACGCTGTCGGGTATCATCGAGTCCATCGGGGACTACTACTCCTGTGCCCGGCTGGCAGGAGCGCCCCCGCCCCCCGTGCACGCCATTAACAG GGGCATTTTCACCGAGGGCATCTCCTGCATCATCGCGGGGCTCTTGGGAACCGGCAACGGCTCCACGTCCTCCAGTCCCAACATCGGCGTCCTGGGCATCACCAAGGTACGGGGCCCGGGGAGGGCTCCCGGCTCGGCCGGCGGGCACGGGCACCCTCACCCGCTGTCGGTGTCTCTGTGCaggtggggagcaggagggtcATCCAGTACGGCGCCGGGATCATGCTCCTGCTGGGGACCGTCGGCAAATTCACGGCGCTCTTCGCCTCCCTGCCCGACCCCGTGCTCGGAGGGATGTTCTGCACCTTATTCG TTCGTCGACATGAACTCCTCCCGAAACCTCTTCGTGCTGGGCTTTGCCATGTTTTTCGGGCTGACGCTGCCAAACTACCTGGATTCCCACCCCGGGGCCATTAACACAG GTGTCACCGAGCTGGACCAGATCCTGACGGTGCTGCTGACCACGGAGATGTTCGTCGGGGGCACCATTGCCTTCGTCCTGGACAACACCATCCCGG GAACGCAGGAGGAGCGAGGGCTGGTGCAGTGGAAGGCAGGAGCGCACTCGGACAGCACGAGCAGCGCCAGCCTGAGGAGCTATGACTTCCCCTTCGGCATGGGCGCGGTGCGGAGGAGCCGCTGGCTGAGGAAGGTGCCCATCTGCCCGGTGTTCACCGGCTTC
- the SLC23A1 gene encoding solute carrier family 23 member 1 isoform X3 — MLYKIEDVPPWYLCILLGFQHYLTCFSGTIAIPFLLAESLCVGKDQLTVSYLIGTIFTCVGITTLIQTTVGIRLPLFQASALAFLVPAKSILALEKWRCPTEEQIYGNWSLPLNTSHIWQPRMREIQGGIVVSSLVEVVIGLLGLPGALLSYIGPLTVTPTVSLIGLSVFQAAGDRAGSHWGIAVLTIFLIVLFAQYLRQVPICLPGYRRGHGFVLLRIQIFKMFPIILAIMLVWLICYVLTRTGVFPSSPEEYGYKARTDARGEILSVAPWFRVPYPCQWGLPTVTSAAVLGMFSATLSGIIESIGDYYSCARLAGAPPPPVHAINRGIFTEGISCIIAGLLGTGNGSTSSSPNIGVLGITKVGSRRVIQYGAGIMLLLGTVGKFTALFASLPDPVLGGMFCTLFGMITAVGLSNLQFVDMNSSRNLFVLGFAMFFGLTLPNYLDSHPGAINTGVTELDQILTVLLTTEMFVGGTIAFVLDNTIPGTQEERGLVQWKAGAHSDSTSSASLRSYDFPFGMGAVRRSRWLRKVPICPVFTGFRARDKGRGTAAAEGPDGTDRGSVCTKV, encoded by the exons ATGCTCTACAAGATCGAGGACGTGCCCCCCTGGTACCTCTGCATCCTGCTCGGCTTCCAG CACTACCTGACCTGCTTCAGCGGCACCATCGCCATCCCCTTCCTGCTGGCCGAGAGCCTGTGCGTGGGCAAGGACCAGCTCACCGTCAGCTACCTCATCGGCACCATCTTCACCTGCGTGGGCATCACCACCCTCATCCAGACCACCGTGGGCATCAG GCTGCCCCTCTTCCAGGCGAGCGCGCTGGCCTTCCTTGTCCCCGCCAAGTCCATCCTGGCCCTGGAGAAGTGGCGATGCCCAACTGAAG AGCAGATCTACGGCAACTGGTCACTGCCGCTCAACACGTCCCACATCTGGCAGCCCCGCATGCGAGAG ATCCAGGGGGGCATCGTGGTGTCCAGCCTGGTGGAAGTGGTCATCgggctgctggggctccccGGGGCACTGCTCAGCTACATCGGGCCGCTGACCGTCACCCCCACCGTGTCCCTCATCGGACTCTCCGTTTTCCAGGcggctggggacagggctggctcCCACTGGGGCATCGCTGTGCT GACCATCTTCCTGATCGTCCTGTTTGCCCAGTACCTGCGGCAGGTCCCCATCTGCCTGCCTGGCTACCGCCGGGGCCACGGCTTTGTCCTGCTCCGCATCCAGATTTTCAAGATGTTCCCG ATCATCCTGGCCATCATGCTGGTGTGGCTGATCTGCTACGTGCTGACCCGCACCGGAGTGTTCCCCAGCAGCCCCGAGGAGTACGGGTACAAGGCCAGGACAGACGCCCGTGGGGAGATCCTGTCCGTGGCACCGTGGTTCCGCGTCCCCTATCCCT GCCAGTGGGGGCTGCCCACGGTGACCTCCGCGGCCGTGCTGGGCATGTTCAGCGCCACGCTGTCGGGTATCATCGAGTCCATCGGGGACTACTACTCCTGTGCCCGGCTGGCAGGAGCGCCCCCGCCCCCCGTGCACGCCATTAACAG GGGCATTTTCACCGAGGGCATCTCCTGCATCATCGCGGGGCTCTTGGGAACCGGCAACGGCTCCACGTCCTCCAGTCCCAACATCGGCGTCCTGGGCATCACCAAG gtggggagcaggagggtcATCCAGTACGGCGCCGGGATCATGCTCCTGCTGGGGACCGTCGGCAAATTCACGGCGCTCTTCGCCTCCCTGCCCGACCCCGTGCTCGGAGGGATGTTCTGCACCTTATTCG GAATGATCACGGCCGTCGGCCTCTCCAACCTGCAGTTCGTCGACATGAACTCCTCCCGAAACCTCTTCGTGCTGGGCTTTGCCATGTTTTTCGGGCTGACGCTGCCAAACTACCTGGATTCCCACCCCGGGGCCATTAACACAG GTGTCACCGAGCTGGACCAGATCCTGACGGTGCTGCTGACCACGGAGATGTTCGTCGGGGGCACCATTGCCTTCGTCCTGGACAACACCATCCCGG GAACGCAGGAGGAGCGAGGGCTGGTGCAGTGGAAGGCAGGAGCGCACTCGGACAGCACGAGCAGCGCCAGCCTGAGGAGCTATGACTTCCCCTTCGGCATGGGCGCGGTGCGGAGGAGCCGCTGGCTGAGGAAGGTGCCCATCTGCCCGGTGTTCACCGGCTTC
- the SLC23A1 gene encoding solute carrier family 23 member 1 isoform X1, translating into MLYKIEDVPPWYLCILLGFQHYLTCFSGTIAIPFLLAESLCVGKDQLTVSYLIGTIFTCVGITTLIQTTVGIRLPLFQASALAFLVPAKSILALEKWRCPTEEQIYGNWSLPLNTSHIWQPRMREIQGGIVVSSLVEVVIGLLGLPGALLSYIGPLTVTPTVSLIGLSVFQAAGDRAGSHWGIAVLTIFLIVLFAQYLRQVPICLPGYRRGHGFVLLRIQIFKMFPIILAIMLVWLICYVLTRTGVFPSSPEEYGYKARTDARGEILSVAPWFRVPYPCQWGLPTVTSAAVLGMFSATLSGIIESIGDYYSCARLAGAPPPPVHAINRYGRLCPPPRYFTRTAASLETDQGCRGRWDGRRSDRVVPQGHFHRGHLLHHRGALGNRQRLHVLQSQHRRPGHHQGTGPGEGSRLGRRARAPSPAVGVSVQVGSRRVIQYGAGIMLLLGTVGKFTALFASLPDPVLGGMFCTLFGMITAVGLSNLQFVDMNSSRNLFVLGFAMFFGLTLPNYLDSHPGAINTGVTELDQILTVLLTTEMFVGGTIAFVLDNTIPGTQEERGLVQWKAGAHSDSTSSASLRSYDFPFGMGAVRRSRWLRKVPICPVFTGFRARDKGRGTAAAEGPDGTDRGSVCTKV; encoded by the exons ATGCTCTACAAGATCGAGGACGTGCCCCCCTGGTACCTCTGCATCCTGCTCGGCTTCCAG CACTACCTGACCTGCTTCAGCGGCACCATCGCCATCCCCTTCCTGCTGGCCGAGAGCCTGTGCGTGGGCAAGGACCAGCTCACCGTCAGCTACCTCATCGGCACCATCTTCACCTGCGTGGGCATCACCACCCTCATCCAGACCACCGTGGGCATCAG GCTGCCCCTCTTCCAGGCGAGCGCGCTGGCCTTCCTTGTCCCCGCCAAGTCCATCCTGGCCCTGGAGAAGTGGCGATGCCCAACTGAAG AGCAGATCTACGGCAACTGGTCACTGCCGCTCAACACGTCCCACATCTGGCAGCCCCGCATGCGAGAG ATCCAGGGGGGCATCGTGGTGTCCAGCCTGGTGGAAGTGGTCATCgggctgctggggctccccGGGGCACTGCTCAGCTACATCGGGCCGCTGACCGTCACCCCCACCGTGTCCCTCATCGGACTCTCCGTTTTCCAGGcggctggggacagggctggctcCCACTGGGGCATCGCTGTGCT GACCATCTTCCTGATCGTCCTGTTTGCCCAGTACCTGCGGCAGGTCCCCATCTGCCTGCCTGGCTACCGCCGGGGCCACGGCTTTGTCCTGCTCCGCATCCAGATTTTCAAGATGTTCCCG ATCATCCTGGCCATCATGCTGGTGTGGCTGATCTGCTACGTGCTGACCCGCACCGGAGTGTTCCCCAGCAGCCCCGAGGAGTACGGGTACAAGGCCAGGACAGACGCCCGTGGGGAGATCCTGTCCGTGGCACCGTGGTTCCGCGTCCCCTATCCCT GCCAGTGGGGGCTGCCCACGGTGACCTCCGCGGCCGTGCTGGGCATGTTCAGCGCCACGCTGTCGGGTATCATCGAGTCCATCGGGGACTACTACTCCTGTGCCCGGCTGGCAGGAGCGCCCCCGCCCCCCGTGCACGCCATTAACAGGTACGGCCGGCTCTGCCCTCCTCCGCGGTACTTCACCCGCACCGCTGCATCCCTGGAGACTGACCAGGGATGCCGAGGGAGATGGGATGGGCGCCGGTCCGACCGTGTTGTTCCCCAGGGGCATTTTCACCGAGGGCATCTCCTGCATCATCGCGGGGCTCTTGGGAACCGGCAACGGCTCCACGTCCTCCAGTCCCAACATCGGCGTCCTGGGCATCACCAAGGTACGGGGCCCGGGGAGGGCTCCCGGCTCGGCCGGCGGGCACGGGCACCCTCACCCGCTGTCGGTGTCTCTGTGCaggtggggagcaggagggtcATCCAGTACGGCGCCGGGATCATGCTCCTGCTGGGGACCGTCGGCAAATTCACGGCGCTCTTCGCCTCCCTGCCCGACCCCGTGCTCGGAGGGATGTTCTGCACCTTATTCG GAATGATCACGGCCGTCGGCCTCTCCAACCTGCAGTTCGTCGACATGAACTCCTCCCGAAACCTCTTCGTGCTGGGCTTTGCCATGTTTTTCGGGCTGACGCTGCCAAACTACCTGGATTCCCACCCCGGGGCCATTAACACAG GTGTCACCGAGCTGGACCAGATCCTGACGGTGCTGCTGACCACGGAGATGTTCGTCGGGGGCACCATTGCCTTCGTCCTGGACAACACCATCCCGG GAACGCAGGAGGAGCGAGGGCTGGTGCAGTGGAAGGCAGGAGCGCACTCGGACAGCACGAGCAGCGCCAGCCTGAGGAGCTATGACTTCCCCTTCGGCATGGGCGCGGTGCGGAGGAGCCGCTGGCTGAGGAAGGTGCCCATCTGCCCGGTGTTCACCGGCTTC
- the SLC23A1 gene encoding solute carrier family 23 member 1 isoform X4, which produces MREIQGGIVVSSLVEVVIGLLGLPGALLSYIGPLTVTPTVSLIGLSVFQAAGDRAGSHWGIAVLTIFLIVLFAQYLRQVPICLPGYRRGHGFVLLRIQIFKMFPIILAIMLVWLICYVLTRTGVFPSSPEEYGYKARTDARGEILSVAPWFRVPYPCQWGLPTVTSAAVLGMFSATLSGIIESIGDYYSCARLAGAPPPPVHAINRYGRLCPPPRYFTRTAASLETDQGCRGRWDGRRSDRVVPQGHFHRGHLLHHRGALGNRQRLHVLQSQHRRPGHHQGTGPGEGSRLGRRARAPSPAVGVSVQVGSRRVIQYGAGIMLLLGTVGKFTALFASLPDPVLGGMFCTLFGMITAVGLSNLQFVDMNSSRNLFVLGFAMFFGLTLPNYLDSHPGAINTGVTELDQILTVLLTTEMFVGGTIAFVLDNTIPGTQEERGLVQWKAGAHSDSTSSASLRSYDFPFGMGAVRRSRWLRKVPICPVFTGFRARDKGRGTAAAEGPDGTDRGSVCTKV; this is translated from the exons ATGCGAGAG ATCCAGGGGGGCATCGTGGTGTCCAGCCTGGTGGAAGTGGTCATCgggctgctggggctccccGGGGCACTGCTCAGCTACATCGGGCCGCTGACCGTCACCCCCACCGTGTCCCTCATCGGACTCTCCGTTTTCCAGGcggctggggacagggctggctcCCACTGGGGCATCGCTGTGCT GACCATCTTCCTGATCGTCCTGTTTGCCCAGTACCTGCGGCAGGTCCCCATCTGCCTGCCTGGCTACCGCCGGGGCCACGGCTTTGTCCTGCTCCGCATCCAGATTTTCAAGATGTTCCCG ATCATCCTGGCCATCATGCTGGTGTGGCTGATCTGCTACGTGCTGACCCGCACCGGAGTGTTCCCCAGCAGCCCCGAGGAGTACGGGTACAAGGCCAGGACAGACGCCCGTGGGGAGATCCTGTCCGTGGCACCGTGGTTCCGCGTCCCCTATCCCT GCCAGTGGGGGCTGCCCACGGTGACCTCCGCGGCCGTGCTGGGCATGTTCAGCGCCACGCTGTCGGGTATCATCGAGTCCATCGGGGACTACTACTCCTGTGCCCGGCTGGCAGGAGCGCCCCCGCCCCCCGTGCACGCCATTAACAGGTACGGCCGGCTCTGCCCTCCTCCGCGGTACTTCACCCGCACCGCTGCATCCCTGGAGACTGACCAGGGATGCCGAGGGAGATGGGATGGGCGCCGGTCCGACCGTGTTGTTCCCCAGGGGCATTTTCACCGAGGGCATCTCCTGCATCATCGCGGGGCTCTTGGGAACCGGCAACGGCTCCACGTCCTCCAGTCCCAACATCGGCGTCCTGGGCATCACCAAGGTACGGGGCCCGGGGAGGGCTCCCGGCTCGGCCGGCGGGCACGGGCACCCTCACCCGCTGTCGGTGTCTCTGTGCaggtggggagcaggagggtcATCCAGTACGGCGCCGGGATCATGCTCCTGCTGGGGACCGTCGGCAAATTCACGGCGCTCTTCGCCTCCCTGCCCGACCCCGTGCTCGGAGGGATGTTCTGCACCTTATTCG GAATGATCACGGCCGTCGGCCTCTCCAACCTGCAGTTCGTCGACATGAACTCCTCCCGAAACCTCTTCGTGCTGGGCTTTGCCATGTTTTTCGGGCTGACGCTGCCAAACTACCTGGATTCCCACCCCGGGGCCATTAACACAG GTGTCACCGAGCTGGACCAGATCCTGACGGTGCTGCTGACCACGGAGATGTTCGTCGGGGGCACCATTGCCTTCGTCCTGGACAACACCATCCCGG GAACGCAGGAGGAGCGAGGGCTGGTGCAGTGGAAGGCAGGAGCGCACTCGGACAGCACGAGCAGCGCCAGCCTGAGGAGCTATGACTTCCCCTTCGGCATGGGCGCGGTGCGGAGGAGCCGCTGGCTGAGGAAGGTGCCCATCTGCCCGGTGTTCACCGGCTTC